Proteins encoded together in one Synechococcus sp. BL107 window:
- a CDS encoding Hsp20/alpha crystallin family protein, whose amino-acid sequence MITLRQSPFELFERLEQQVATAERVPHAEILEAESTYTVRLELPGVDHDSIDIKATDRNLVITAERPSTPDADSLSPVLSEFRTGTWSRSFRFPHSLNREQLKASYRDGILEITAGKAVEHTSVSVQIEK is encoded by the coding sequence ATGATCACTCTTCGTCAATCACCCTTCGAACTGTTCGAGCGACTGGAGCAACAAGTGGCCACCGCGGAGCGCGTGCCCCACGCCGAAATCCTGGAAGCCGAATCCACTTACACCGTACGCCTGGAACTACCTGGCGTGGACCACGACTCGATCGACATCAAGGCCACAGACCGCAACCTTGTGATTACTGCCGAACGCCCTTCTACCCCTGACGCCGACAGCCTTTCCCCAGTGCTCAGCGAATTCCGCACTGGCACTTGGAGCCGGAGCTTCCGCTTCCCCCATAGCCTCAACAGAGAGCAGCTGAAGGCCAGCTATCGCGACGGCATCCTGGAGATCACCGCTGGAAAAGCGGTCGAACACACCAGCGTGTCGGTGCAGATTGAAAAGTGA
- a CDS encoding MEKHLA domain-containing protein gives MQSEPPWLCTNQQALVAQLLQSHQRAFQTPLIASPRRQPSLRLSCQELFACGFPVLAHDGSPEPKLTYANAAALVLWDAPWAELVGLPSRLTAPTAEQAERSLALSKAKCEDAIKGYSGIRISRKGRRFMIQNARIWTLWDQHQHACGQAASFSNWWWI, from the coding sequence ATGCAATCAGAGCCCCCCTGGTTATGTACGAACCAACAGGCCCTGGTGGCACAGCTGCTGCAGTCCCACCAACGGGCCTTCCAAACGCCACTGATTGCTTCGCCTCGACGGCAACCATCCCTGCGCCTGAGCTGTCAGGAACTATTCGCCTGCGGGTTCCCTGTGCTGGCCCATGACGGCAGCCCAGAACCGAAGCTCACCTATGCCAATGCCGCTGCTCTAGTCCTATGGGATGCCCCATGGGCTGAGCTGGTGGGACTGCCATCACGCCTCACCGCTCCAACCGCCGAACAAGCCGAACGCTCCCTTGCCCTCAGCAAAGCCAAATGCGAAGACGCCATCAAGGGCTATAGCGGAATCCGCATCAGCCGCAAAGGGAGACGATTCATGATTCAAAACGCCCGAATCTGGACCCTTTGGGATCAACACCAACACGCCTGTGGTCAAGCCGCAAGCTTCAGCAATTGGTGGTGGATTTGA
- a CDS encoding SWIM zinc finger family protein, producing MNTNSNHNNTGITAIGDDGLGQQPWWVEQWMELINGYRFKKRLERAWGYAREGNVTSIRFEGRRVHARVQGTDEEPYKVKLWLDVLNDEDWGYVLEALTQKARWSAQLLAGIMPSDIERAFAASGKRLFPFKLQEVRSECSCPDKANPCKHISAVYFLMGDRFSEDPFVLFQLRGRNRSKLLEDLAEKRRKALAAMVKTNAIGKQKAASISKKAPEETTATPAHPAVLDPALWWHYNRSLDGDLVVVTAALEGDTGLDAAGELPLAEDPRFPEARNTFLGNLKAHGQASAQRAMLQAMAAGS from the coding sequence ATGAACACAAACAGCAACCACAACAACACCGGCATCACCGCCATTGGCGATGACGGCTTAGGGCAACAGCCTTGGTGGGTTGAGCAATGGATGGAGCTGATCAACGGCTACCGATTCAAGAAACGCCTCGAACGCGCCTGGGGCTATGCCCGCGAGGGCAACGTCACCTCCATTCGCTTCGAGGGACGCCGGGTGCATGCGCGGGTGCAGGGCACCGATGAAGAGCCCTACAAAGTGAAACTTTGGCTCGATGTTCTCAATGATGAGGACTGGGGCTATGTGCTCGAGGCACTCACCCAAAAAGCACGCTGGTCCGCTCAACTGTTGGCTGGGATCATGCCGTCCGACATCGAACGGGCCTTCGCTGCCAGTGGCAAACGCCTGTTTCCGTTCAAACTTCAAGAGGTGCGCAGCGAGTGCAGCTGCCCAGACAAGGCCAACCCCTGCAAGCACATCAGTGCGGTGTACTTCCTGATGGGGGATCGCTTCAGCGAGGACCCCTTCGTGCTGTTCCAGCTCCGAGGACGCAATCGCTCAAAGCTGCTGGAAGACTTAGCCGAAAAACGACGTAAAGCGCTGGCGGCCATGGTGAAAACCAACGCCATCGGCAAGCAAAAGGCCGCCTCCATTTCAAAGAAGGCTCCTGAGGAAACCACGGCCACCCCCGCCCATCCCGCCGTGCTTGATCCGGCCCTTTGGTGGCATTACAACCGCAGCCTCGACGGCGATCTGGTTGTGGTGACGGCGGCACTCGAAGGTGACACGGGCCTCGATGCCGCCGGTGAATTGCCCCTCGCCGAAGACCCGCGATTTCCAGAGGCCCGCAACACATTCCTCGGCAACCTCAAAGCCCACGGCCAAGCCAGTGCCCAACGGGCGATGCTTCAAGCCATGGCAGCAGGCAGCTGA
- the alaS gene encoding alanine--tRNA ligase encodes MAAAASSSSAASLPRTGAEIRAAFLCFYQERGHKVMASASLIPEDPTVLLTIAGMLPFKPVFLGQQQRPAPRATSSQKCIRTNDIENVGRTARHHTFFEMLGNFSFGDYFKQQAIEWAWQLSTEVFGIDPKHLVVSVFREDDEAEQIWRDVVGVNPKRIIRMDEADNFWASGPTGPCGPCSEIYYDFKPELGDEGIDLEDDDRFIEFYNLVFMQYNRDAEGSLTPLANRNIDTGLGLERMAQILQKVPNNYETDLIFPLIQAAADCAGVDYHQLDDAGKTSLKVIGDHSRAVTQLICDGVTASNLGRGYILRRLLRRVVRHGRLIGINRPFLVMMGEASIALLKDAHPSVLERQEVILAELQREESRFLETLERGEKLLSEVLDSKPKQISGAQAFELYDTYGFPLELTQEIAEEQGLEVDLAGFEEAMEQQRQRAKAAAVSIDLTLQDAIDQVVATQNATAFQGYQVLEQPSCVQALVANGEPATSASAGDHVQIVLESTPFYGEGGGQVGDRGVLSGADVIVAIESVSRSRDVFVHAGRIERGQLTVGDAITAQVDRACRRRAQANHTATHLLQAALKQVVDPGIGQAGSLVDFDRLRFDFHAPQAVTTEQLEQIETLINGWIAEAHGLLVEEMAIDQAKAAGAVAMFGEKYADVVRVVDVPGVSMELCGGTHVANTAEIGLFKIVGESGVAAGIRRIEAVAGASVLGYLNERELVVKQLGDRFKAQPGEIVERVVALQDELKSTGKALIAAQAELAVAKSAALATKAVAIGSFQLLVERLDGVDGAGLQGAAQSLAAQLGDGAAVVLGGLPDPSDQGKVILVAAFGKDVIAAKQQAGKFIGTIAKLCGGGGGGRPNLAQAGGRDGAALAGALETARTELEATFQ; translated from the coding sequence ATGGCTGCCGCCGCTTCGTCGTCTTCTGCAGCATCTCTGCCCCGTACTGGCGCTGAGATCCGTGCGGCGTTCCTGTGCTTCTACCAGGAACGGGGTCACAAGGTGATGGCAAGTGCCTCGTTGATTCCAGAGGATCCAACAGTGCTGCTCACCATTGCTGGGATGTTGCCGTTTAAGCCGGTGTTCCTTGGTCAGCAGCAGCGGCCAGCTCCGCGGGCCACCAGTAGTCAAAAGTGCATTCGCACCAACGACATTGAGAACGTGGGTCGTACGGCGCGGCATCACACGTTTTTTGAAATGCTCGGCAATTTTTCCTTCGGGGATTATTTCAAGCAACAGGCGATTGAGTGGGCATGGCAACTGAGTACGGAGGTGTTTGGCATTGATCCCAAGCATCTGGTGGTGAGTGTCTTTCGTGAAGACGACGAGGCGGAACAGATTTGGCGAGATGTGGTGGGGGTGAACCCCAAGCGGATCATCCGCATGGATGAAGCCGATAACTTTTGGGCGTCTGGTCCGACAGGTCCCTGTGGACCCTGTTCGGAGATCTACTACGACTTCAAGCCTGAACTGGGTGATGAGGGCATCGACCTCGAAGACGATGACCGCTTCATCGAGTTTTACAACTTGGTGTTCATGCAATACAACCGTGATGCTGAGGGGAGTCTCACGCCATTGGCGAACCGGAACATCGACACGGGTCTGGGTCTTGAGCGGATGGCTCAGATTCTCCAGAAGGTTCCTAACAACTACGAAACAGATCTGATTTTTCCGCTGATCCAAGCGGCAGCTGATTGTGCTGGTGTCGACTATCACCAGCTCGACGATGCGGGAAAGACGTCTCTCAAGGTGATTGGCGACCACAGCCGTGCCGTGACGCAGCTGATCTGTGATGGGGTTACGGCCAGCAATTTGGGACGTGGGTACATTCTGCGTCGTCTATTGCGTCGTGTCGTCAGGCACGGGCGGTTGATCGGGATTAATCGGCCCTTCCTGGTGATGATGGGTGAGGCTTCGATCGCCCTTCTAAAAGACGCCCACCCCTCAGTGCTCGAGCGGCAGGAGGTGATCTTGGCCGAGCTTCAACGGGAGGAATCGCGCTTCTTGGAAACCTTGGAAAGGGGCGAGAAGCTGCTCTCCGAAGTGCTGGACAGCAAGCCGAAGCAGATCAGTGGAGCCCAAGCCTTTGAGCTGTACGACACCTATGGCTTCCCCTTAGAGCTCACCCAAGAAATCGCCGAGGAGCAGGGGCTCGAGGTTGATTTGGCCGGCTTTGAGGAGGCGATGGAGCAACAACGTCAACGGGCCAAGGCCGCGGCGGTGAGCATCGATCTCACCTTGCAGGATGCGATCGATCAGGTGGTTGCCACGCAAAACGCCACCGCTTTCCAGGGCTACCAGGTTCTGGAACAACCCAGCTGCGTGCAGGCGTTAGTGGCCAACGGTGAGCCGGCTACCTCTGCCTCCGCGGGCGACCATGTGCAAATCGTGCTCGAGTCAACCCCGTTCTATGGCGAAGGTGGCGGCCAGGTGGGAGACCGCGGGGTGCTGTCTGGTGCCGATGTCATCGTTGCGATTGAGTCGGTGAGCCGCAGTCGCGATGTATTCGTGCATGCCGGACGGATTGAACGCGGCCAGCTAACGGTGGGTGATGCGATCACAGCGCAGGTGGACCGAGCCTGTCGTCGGCGTGCCCAGGCGAATCACACCGCAACCCATCTGCTTCAGGCGGCACTGAAGCAAGTCGTGGATCCAGGGATCGGACAGGCGGGGTCTCTTGTCGATTTTGATCGCCTGCGATTCGACTTCCACGCCCCGCAAGCGGTGACGACTGAGCAGTTAGAGCAGATCGAAACGTTGATCAATGGCTGGATCGCCGAGGCCCATGGCCTCTTGGTGGAGGAGATGGCGATTGACCAGGCGAAGGCGGCTGGTGCCGTCGCCATGTTTGGCGAGAAGTACGCCGACGTGGTGCGTGTTGTGGATGTGCCTGGGGTGTCGATGGAACTGTGTGGCGGAACGCATGTGGCCAACACCGCAGAAATTGGTCTGTTCAAGATCGTTGGCGAGAGTGGTGTTGCCGCCGGAATTCGCAGAATTGAAGCTGTGGCTGGGGCCTCAGTATTGGGGTATCTCAATGAGCGTGAGCTTGTGGTGAAGCAGCTCGGCGATCGCTTCAAGGCGCAGCCCGGTGAGATCGTTGAGCGGGTTGTGGCGTTGCAGGACGAGCTGAAGAGCACCGGCAAGGCTCTGATTGCTGCTCAGGCGGAATTAGCAGTTGCCAAGTCGGCAGCATTGGCGACAAAGGCCGTTGCCATTGGCAGTTTTCAACTGTTGGTGGAACGTTTAGATGGGGTGGATGGCGCGGGGTTGCAGGGAGCTGCCCAGAGTCTGGCTGCTCAGTTGGGCGATGGTGCTGCCGTGGTGCTCGGCGGCCTGCCCGATCCATCTGATCAAGGAAAGGTGATTTTGGTGGCGGCGTTTGGCAAAGACGTGATCGCTGCCAAGCAACAGGCCGGCAAATTCATTGGAACGATCGCCAAGCTCTGCGGCGGCGGCGGCGGCGGACGTCCAAACCTGGCTCAGGCGGGTGGACGGGACGGAGCGGCTCTGGCTGGAGCGTTGGAGACAGCACGAACGGAGTTGGAGGCTACATTTCAGTAA
- the speA gene encoding biosynthetic arginine decarboxylase, with amino-acid sequence MADGEGWSIQDSTELYGLERWGEPYFSVNARGHISVQPQGERGGSLDLHDLVQELRSRNLSLPLLIRFDDILEDRLERLHSAFERAIAQYGYKGRYQGVFPVKCNQQRHVVEELVSCGKRWNFGLEAGSKAELLIALSLLDDPDALLICNGYKDRLYIETAILARRLGRRPVVVIEQPDEVDRIIEASRNLGAAPYIGIRAKLASRSTGRWGSSVGDKAKFGLAIPDLLTTVERLREHGLLDDLRLLHFHIGSQINDIAVLKDALQEAGQIYVELTRLGAPMGFLDVGGGLGIDYDGSRTATAASTNYSLQNYANDVVATVRECCEPNGVALPTLVSESGRAIASHFSLLVFDVLGSSRLPASIPPATEDEPLIVRNLRTTLETIHNLDGSDQDDLPPLQEAWNDALKFKQDALAAFRLGYAGLPERATAEQLTWACAAAIAERLPTGPSVPEELQALKAALAETYYANLSVFRSAPDTWAIDQIFPVVPLQRLEERPTLLASLADLTCDSDGRLNRFIGNGQAKPLLELHPLIENEPYLIGLFLSGAYQEVMGNLHNLFGTTNAVHIRLSPGGSYRVDHVVRGDTNADVLKAMEHDPDLLLERLRIAAEGAISNGKLRIEESRRLLDHLESSLRQTTYLQD; translated from the coding sequence GTGGCAGACGGCGAAGGCTGGTCGATTCAGGACAGTACTGAGCTGTATGGCTTGGAGCGATGGGGCGAGCCTTATTTTTCCGTTAATGCCCGCGGCCACATCAGCGTTCAACCGCAGGGTGAGCGGGGCGGAAGCCTGGATCTCCACGACCTTGTTCAGGAGTTGCGCAGTCGCAACCTCAGCCTTCCTCTCCTGATTCGCTTCGACGACATCCTTGAAGACCGGCTCGAACGGCTCCACAGCGCCTTTGAACGCGCGATCGCCCAATACGGCTACAAGGGGCGATATCAGGGTGTATTCCCGGTGAAATGCAACCAGCAGCGCCACGTCGTGGAAGAGCTGGTGAGTTGCGGCAAGCGTTGGAACTTCGGGCTGGAGGCAGGGAGCAAAGCGGAACTGCTCATTGCGCTTTCACTCCTCGACGATCCAGACGCTCTACTGATTTGCAACGGCTACAAAGATCGGCTGTACATCGAAACTGCAATTTTGGCGAGGCGCTTGGGGCGTCGCCCAGTGGTGGTGATCGAACAACCCGATGAAGTAGATCGCATTATCGAGGCGAGCCGCAACTTGGGGGCCGCGCCGTACATCGGCATTCGCGCCAAGCTGGCCAGCCGCAGTACAGGCCGGTGGGGCAGCTCCGTCGGCGACAAAGCCAAATTCGGACTCGCCATCCCCGACCTACTGACGACCGTCGAACGCTTGCGGGAGCACGGCCTACTCGACGATCTACGGCTCCTGCATTTCCACATCGGCAGCCAAATCAACGACATTGCCGTGCTGAAGGACGCGCTCCAGGAAGCCGGACAGATCTATGTGGAACTCACCCGCCTCGGTGCACCGATGGGATTCCTTGATGTGGGTGGCGGCTTAGGGATCGACTACGACGGCAGCCGCACAGCAACGGCAGCCTCCACCAACTACTCACTGCAGAACTACGCCAACGATGTTGTGGCCACGGTGCGGGAATGCTGCGAACCCAATGGGGTAGCCCTGCCAACGCTGGTGAGCGAAAGCGGTCGCGCCATTGCCAGCCATTTCTCCTTGCTGGTGTTCGATGTGCTTGGCAGCAGCCGATTGCCCGCCTCGATCCCCCCCGCAACAGAAGACGAGCCGCTGATTGTTCGCAATCTGCGGACCACGCTCGAGACGATCCACAACCTTGATGGTTCAGACCAAGACGATCTGCCTCCCCTGCAGGAGGCCTGGAACGATGCCTTGAAGTTCAAGCAAGACGCGCTGGCAGCATTCCGGCTGGGATATGCAGGGCTGCCAGAACGGGCGACCGCCGAACAACTCACTTGGGCCTGCGCTGCTGCCATTGCGGAACGCTTGCCAACTGGGCCTTCCGTCCCCGAGGAACTCCAAGCCCTCAAAGCTGCGCTGGCGGAGACGTATTACGCCAACCTCTCGGTGTTCCGATCAGCCCCAGACACCTGGGCGATCGATCAAATCTTTCCAGTGGTTCCGCTCCAACGCCTCGAAGAGCGTCCAACACTTTTGGCCAGCCTGGCTGACCTCACCTGCGATTCCGATGGTCGCCTCAATCGGTTTATCGGGAATGGCCAAGCCAAACCCCTGCTCGAGCTGCATCCACTCATCGAGAATGAGCCCTACTTGATCGGACTCTTTTTAAGTGGTGCTTATCAAGAGGTAATGGGCAATTTGCACAACCTGTTCGGCACGACCAACGCCGTGCATATCCGCCTGAGCCCTGGCGGGAGTTATCGAGTGGATCATGTGGTTCGTGGCGACACCAACGCCGACGTCCTGAAGGCCATGGAACATGATCCAGATCTGTTGTTGGAACGGTTACGGATCGCCGCCGAAGGGGCGATCAGCAACGGGAAACTCAGGATCGAAGAGTCAAGACGTCTGCTTGATCACCTGGAAAGCAGCCTCCGGCAAACCACCTACCTCCAAGACTGA
- the ndk gene encoding nucleoside-diphosphate kinase translates to MAERTFVAIKPDGVQRGLVGEILGRFERKGFKLVGLKQITPSRALAEEHYGVHKERPFFAGLVGFITSGPVVAMVWEGDGVIASARKLIGATKPLESEPGTIRGDLAVNIGRNVIHGSDAPETAEFEIGLWFQPSELNDWSPSDQAWRVED, encoded by the coding sequence ATGGCTGAACGCACTTTCGTCGCCATTAAGCCTGACGGTGTCCAACGCGGCCTGGTCGGCGAAATCCTCGGTCGTTTTGAGCGCAAAGGATTCAAGTTGGTGGGTCTGAAGCAGATCACCCCCAGTCGTGCCCTCGCGGAGGAGCACTACGGCGTTCATAAAGAGCGTCCTTTCTTCGCTGGTTTGGTGGGCTTCATCACGTCGGGTCCGGTGGTTGCCATGGTTTGGGAGGGCGACGGCGTGATCGCCAGTGCCCGCAAGCTGATTGGTGCCACAAAGCCGTTGGAGTCCGAGCCCGGCACCATCCGAGGTGATTTGGCCGTGAATATTGGTCGCAACGTGATCCATGGATCCGATGCTCCAGAAACCGCAGAGTTCGAGATTGGTCTTTGGTTCCAGCCTTCTGAACTGAACGACTGGAGCCCTTCGGATCAAGCCTGGCGCGTTGAAGATTGA
- the thiO gene encoding glycine oxidase ThiO: MTTTPPIVVLGGGLMGLAIAHQLARRGHAVRVISRNRNEAAGFVAAGMLAPHAEGLSGQLLTLGERSLALIPQWVAQIEHDSGLTCGLRMSGIVVPFATEDDSRRHPTAALGQSLTRKALEQEVPGLAPHWQAGLLFEQDGQIDNRRQLMRALEKACVSLGVQFLEGAEVQALSRHSDSQELQQISLRTAEGEVQHHPCRMAVLCSGAWSQKLVPELPIFPVKGQMLSLQGPRKALKRVIFGPGTYLVPREDGLIVVGATSERSAGFTAGLTPDGQSQLQAGIQDLLPMAGSWPPMERWWGFRPCTPDEGPLLGPGPIGGLWLACGHHRNGVLLAAITADLLANAITDAWLGAPDDDLLKAFHWGRFQKPPHHNV; encoded by the coding sequence ATGACCACAACACCACCGATCGTCGTACTGGGCGGAGGGCTGATGGGCCTAGCCATCGCCCATCAATTGGCCCGACGTGGTCATGCAGTCCGCGTGATCAGCCGCAATCGGAATGAAGCCGCAGGCTTCGTCGCAGCCGGCATGCTGGCTCCCCACGCAGAGGGGCTCAGCGGCCAATTGCTTACATTGGGGGAGCGGAGTCTTGCGCTGATCCCGCAATGGGTCGCCCAGATCGAACACGACAGCGGACTCACCTGTGGTTTGCGGATGAGTGGAATTGTGGTGCCGTTCGCCACGGAGGATGACAGCAGGCGCCACCCGACGGCCGCCCTCGGACAATCACTCACCCGCAAGGCTCTAGAGCAAGAGGTACCTGGATTAGCCCCCCACTGGCAAGCGGGGTTGCTGTTTGAGCAGGACGGTCAAATCGACAACCGGCGTCAATTGATGCGGGCCCTGGAAAAAGCCTGTGTCTCCCTCGGTGTGCAATTCCTAGAGGGGGCAGAGGTTCAGGCCCTCAGTCGCCATAGCGACAGCCAAGAGCTCCAGCAGATCAGCTTGCGCACCGCTGAAGGAGAGGTGCAGCACCATCCCTGCCGAATGGCGGTTTTATGCAGCGGGGCTTGGAGCCAAAAATTAGTTCCAGAACTCCCGATTTTCCCCGTGAAAGGCCAAATGCTTTCCCTACAAGGGCCTCGCAAAGCGCTGAAGCGTGTGATTTTTGGGCCAGGCACCTATCTGGTGCCGCGGGAAGACGGTTTAATTGTGGTTGGGGCTACCAGTGAGCGAAGCGCCGGGTTTACGGCTGGACTAACTCCGGATGGACAAAGCCAACTGCAAGCCGGGATCCAAGACCTCTTACCCATGGCAGGAAGCTGGCCACCCATGGAGCGCTGGTGGGGATTCAGACCCTGCACTCCCGATGAAGGCCCCTTGCTGGGCCCAGGCCCAATCGGTGGACTCTGGCTGGCCTGCGGACACCATCGAAATGGGGTGCTGTTAGCGGCCATCACAGCTGATTTACTCGCCAATGCGATAACCGATGCCTGGCTTGGGGCCCCTGACGACGACCTCTTAAAGGCATTCCATTGGGGGCGTTTTCAGAAACCCCCACACCACAACGTCTGA
- the gatB gene encoding Asp-tRNA(Asn)/Glu-tRNA(Gln) amidotransferase subunit GatB yields MADAATQLPWEAVIGLETHVQLGTDSKIFTAASTTFGDEPNTHIDPVVCGLPGTLPVLNQKVLEYAVKAAMALNLNIAEHSKFDRKQYFYPDLPKNYQISQFDQPIAEEGWIEVEVAEKGKDTYLKTIGIERLHMEEDAGKLVHAGSDRLAGSTHSLVDYNRAGVALAEIVSKPDLRTGREAAEYASEIRRIMRYLGVSDGNMQEGSLRCDVNISVRRGPDAPFGTKVEIKNMNSFSAIQKAVDYEIKRQVKAYEAGEPVVQETRLWDEGKQLTKSMRSKEGASDYRYFPDPDLGPIEVSAEQREGWRAELPELPAAKRHRYADDLGLSQYDARVLTDERQMADYFEAVVTAGADAKLSANWITGDLAAYVNSNRLSFAALPFRPEQLSEMVQLIDGGKISGKIAKEILPELLEKGGSPKAIVDERGLGMISDPAAIEAIVDELLGAHPEEVEAFRGGKTKLQGFFVGQLMKKTGGKADPKLANQILSQKLKGG; encoded by the coding sequence ATGGCCGACGCAGCAACCCAACTCCCCTGGGAGGCCGTTATTGGTCTTGAGACCCACGTGCAGTTAGGCACGGACAGCAAAATTTTTACGGCGGCATCGACCACCTTTGGCGATGAGCCCAACACGCACATCGACCCCGTTGTCTGCGGTTTGCCGGGCACCTTGCCGGTGCTGAATCAGAAGGTTCTTGAGTACGCCGTGAAGGCAGCGATGGCCCTGAATTTGAATATCGCAGAGCACAGCAAATTTGATCGCAAACAATATTTTTATCCCGATCTACCTAAGAACTATCAGATCTCTCAGTTCGATCAACCGATCGCAGAGGAGGGCTGGATTGAGGTGGAAGTCGCTGAGAAAGGCAAAGACACCTATCTCAAAACGATTGGGATCGAACGGCTCCATATGGAGGAGGACGCGGGCAAGCTTGTCCACGCCGGCAGTGATCGCCTGGCCGGTTCGACCCATTCGTTGGTGGATTACAACCGCGCTGGCGTGGCCTTGGCCGAAATCGTTAGCAAGCCCGATCTGCGTACAGGCCGTGAAGCTGCGGAATACGCCTCTGAAATTCGGCGGATCATGCGCTATTTGGGGGTGAGCGACGGGAACATGCAGGAGGGCTCCCTTCGCTGCGACGTCAATATTTCGGTGCGTCGAGGACCAGATGCTCCCTTTGGCACAAAAGTGGAGATCAAGAATATGAATTCCTTCTCCGCGATTCAGAAGGCTGTCGATTACGAGATCAAACGCCAGGTGAAGGCCTACGAGGCGGGAGAGCCTGTGGTGCAAGAAACCCGGCTGTGGGATGAAGGCAAGCAGCTCACCAAGAGCATGCGTAGCAAGGAGGGCGCCAGTGACTACCGCTATTTCCCCGACCCCGATCTCGGTCCGATTGAAGTCAGTGCCGAACAGCGCGAGGGCTGGCGGGCTGAATTGCCTGAGCTGCCTGCGGCAAAACGTCATCGTTATGCCGACGACTTGGGCTTGTCCCAATACGACGCCCGGGTGCTCACTGACGAGCGCCAGATGGCGGATTACTTCGAGGCGGTGGTGACTGCTGGAGCTGACGCCAAGCTCTCCGCGAATTGGATCACCGGTGATCTTGCGGCTTACGTCAACAGCAATCGGCTCAGTTTTGCGGCATTGCCGTTCCGTCCGGAGCAGTTGTCGGAAATGGTTCAGCTCATTGATGGCGGCAAGATCAGCGGAAAAATTGCCAAAGAAATCCTGCCCGAGCTGTTGGAGAAGGGCGGATCACCCAAGGCGATTGTTGATGAACGCGGCCTTGGAATGATTAGCGACCCGGCGGCGATCGAAGCGATTGTCGATGAGCTGTTGGGCGCCCATCCAGAGGAGGTTGAGGCGTTCCGCGGCGGTAAAACCAAACTGCAGGGCTTCTTTGTAGGGCAATTGATGAAGAAGACGGGCGGGAAGGCGGATCCGAAGCTGGCGAATCAAATTTTGAGCCAGAAACTCAAGGGTGGATGA
- a CDS encoding 2OG-Fe(II) oxygenase — MTATSAIPEAWRQWLIHNRDRGCAREEIVERAVAKGFPLVAINAVLDTPAQNEAALISSDGLKPPVWSQWFNAPITDPQHQPRAVRVATPHAQLYQLPSLLSPLECQELIEAINSALLPSTVTRGTYDYRTSRTCHLRHHHPLLSRRLDQRFAELLDVDPRFSEPIQGQRYDSGEYFKQHTDWFSPGTKEFDHNTRNGGQRTWTVMVYLNAVQLGGETWFKHLDQRFTPRPGLGLAWNNLQVDGTPNRNTLHEAMPVDVGSKWVITKWFRERTGRNG, encoded by the coding sequence ATGACGGCCACGAGCGCCATTCCGGAGGCCTGGCGCCAGTGGCTCATCCACAACCGCGATCGTGGTTGTGCGCGTGAAGAGATTGTTGAACGCGCCGTCGCCAAGGGATTTCCCCTAGTGGCGATCAATGCTGTGCTCGATACCCCTGCTCAGAACGAAGCTGCACTGATCTCGTCCGATGGGCTGAAGCCGCCGGTCTGGTCGCAGTGGTTCAACGCACCAATCACGGATCCGCAGCATCAGCCGCGAGCTGTTCGCGTGGCAACACCCCACGCCCAGCTGTATCAGTTGCCGTCTTTGCTGTCGCCTCTGGAATGCCAAGAGTTGATCGAGGCGATCAACTCGGCGTTATTGCCATCCACGGTGACCCGTGGCACGTACGATTACCGCACCAGTCGCACGTGCCATTTGCGTCATCATCATCCTCTGCTCTCCCGCCGCTTGGATCAACGCTTTGCGGAGTTATTGGATGTGGATCCACGCTTTTCGGAACCCATTCAGGGTCAGCGGTATGACTCGGGTGAGTATTTCAAGCAACACACCGATTGGTTTTCACCTGGCACCAAAGAGTTTGATCACAACACCAGGAATGGTGGGCAGCGAACTTGGACGGTGATGGTGTATCTCAATGCCGTGCAATTGGGTGGTGAGACGTGGTTTAAGCATCTGGACCAACGGTTTACCCCACGGCCTGGATTGGGTTTGGCTTGGAACAATCTTCAAGTAGATGGAACCCCAAATCGGAACACATTGCATGAAGCCATGCCGGTTGATGTTGGAAGCAAATGGGTGATTACAAAGTGGTTCCGAGAACGGACGGGACGGAATGGATAG